A single region of the Lycium barbarum isolate Lr01 chromosome 2, ASM1917538v2, whole genome shotgun sequence genome encodes:
- the LOC132626163 gene encoding uncharacterized protein LOC132626163 isoform X1, which produces MNKVFHLSSDSNICVLSAISFPGNPQPLPFECTHGLLFFLPNPLQQVSDFSDDVYVKSNLHASFIYFVASFNTWSFQFCNGEESHDWNKVHLEDMTIKLISARSRMS; this is translated from the exons GTGTTTCATCTTTCTTCTGATTCCAACATCTGCGTTCTGTCAGCAATCAGTTTTCCAG GGAACCCGCAACCGCTACCCTTCGAGTGCACCCACG GCCTCCTGTTCTTTCTTCCCAATCCCTTACAGCAAGTCTCCGATTTTTCAGATGATGTATATGTAAAAAGTAATCTGCATGCGTCCTTTATTTACTTCGTTGCCAG TTTCAATACATGGAGTTTTCAGTTCTGCAACGGAGAAGAATCACACGACTG GAATAAAGTTCACCTAGAGGATATGACCATCAAGCTAATCAGTGCAAG GAGCAGGATGAGCTAA
- the LOC132626163 gene encoding uncharacterized protein LOC132626163 isoform X5 yields the protein MNKVFHLSSDSNICVLSAISFPGNPQPLPFECTHGLLFFLPNPLQQVSDFSDDVYVKSNLHASFIYFVASFNTWSFQFCNGEESHDWSRMS from the exons GTGTTTCATCTTTCTTCTGATTCCAACATCTGCGTTCTGTCAGCAATCAGTTTTCCAG GGAACCCGCAACCGCTACCCTTCGAGTGCACCCACG GCCTCCTGTTCTTTCTTCCCAATCCCTTACAGCAAGTCTCCGATTTTTCAGATGATGTATATGTAAAAAGTAATCTGCATGCGTCCTTTATTTACTTCGTTGCCAG TTTCAATACATGGAGTTTTCAGTTCTGCAACGGAGAAGAATCACACGACTG GAGCAGGATGAGCTAA
- the LOC132626163 gene encoding uncharacterized protein LOC132626163 isoform X3, protein MNKVFHLSSDSNICVLSAISFPGLLFFLPNPLQQVSDFSDDVYVKSNLHASFIYFVASFNTWSFQFCNGEESHDWNKVHLEDMTIKLISARSRMS, encoded by the exons GTGTTTCATCTTTCTTCTGATTCCAACATCTGCGTTCTGTCAGCAATCAGTTTTCCAG GCCTCCTGTTCTTTCTTCCCAATCCCTTACAGCAAGTCTCCGATTTTTCAGATGATGTATATGTAAAAAGTAATCTGCATGCGTCCTTTATTTACTTCGTTGCCAG TTTCAATACATGGAGTTTTCAGTTCTGCAACGGAGAAGAATCACACGACTG GAATAAAGTTCACCTAGAGGATATGACCATCAAGCTAATCAGTGCAAG GAGCAGGATGAGCTAA
- the LOC132626163 gene encoding uncharacterized protein LOC132626163 isoform X2, which translates to MNKVFHLSSDSNICVLSAISFPGNPQPLPFECTHGLLFFLPNPLQQVSDFSDDVYVKSNLHASFIYFVASFNTWSFQFCNGEESHDWNKVHLEDMTIKLISARMS; encoded by the exons GTGTTTCATCTTTCTTCTGATTCCAACATCTGCGTTCTGTCAGCAATCAGTTTTCCAG GGAACCCGCAACCGCTACCCTTCGAGTGCACCCACG GCCTCCTGTTCTTTCTTCCCAATCCCTTACAGCAAGTCTCCGATTTTTCAGATGATGTATATGTAAAAAGTAATCTGCATGCGTCCTTTATTTACTTCGTTGCCAG TTTCAATACATGGAGTTTTCAGTTCTGCAACGGAGAAGAATCACACGACTG GAATAAAGTTCACCTAGAGGATATGACCATCAAGCTAATCAGTGCAAG GATGAGCTAA
- the LOC132626163 gene encoding uncharacterized protein LOC132626163 isoform X4, which produces MNKVFHLSSDSNICVLSAISFPGNPQPLPFECTHGLLFFLPNPLQQVSDFSDDVYVKSNLHASFIYFVASFNTWSFQFCNGEESHDCIAGIKFT; this is translated from the exons GTGTTTCATCTTTCTTCTGATTCCAACATCTGCGTTCTGTCAGCAATCAGTTTTCCAG GGAACCCGCAACCGCTACCCTTCGAGTGCACCCACG GCCTCCTGTTCTTTCTTCCCAATCCCTTACAGCAAGTCTCCGATTTTTCAGATGATGTATATGTAAAAAGTAATCTGCATGCGTCCTTTATTTACTTCGTTGCCAG TTTCAATACATGGAGTTTTCAGTTCTGCAACGGAGAAGAATCACACGACTG CATTGCAGGAATAAAGTTCACCTAG